The following is a genomic window from Aricia agestis chromosome 20, ilAriAges1.1, whole genome shotgun sequence.
aaaagtgaagaaattaaaaagtggcaacatcgtagtgtcatccctttcaaatcaatctaagaaaaaggggatgacactacgatgttgccacttttttgacagactatattacGTTGCTTACAATTtcgttcataatatattttcgttttcgatgatcagagaaattgattcataaactGATATGTGGGTGGCCCGGAGCTATGTTAAGTGAATGTTACTTGTCAACTTGTCTGTCAGCtggacataatccgaccaaattaaATAATTCCACCATTTGCCCATGAATCGatttccctgatagtacataaagTTTTTATTCGTAACATTTTCCTACAGGCATTTCTATTTTGCGCCGGTTTTTATTGAGACCGTGGAGCGATAGTCACGTGCGATGACGATGTAACAGTGTTGGCGGTCAATGCCACTGTGTGTGCGGAATGTCGATGCCATATGGCGTATGTTTGTCACGTGGGTTTAATGGGTCTAGTAGTACTCTAGGCACGTGCTAATGTGTGAGACgtataaacgattttttttaaggttcatttttttaaatgaaataagggggcaaacgagcaaacgggtcacctgatggaaagcaacttccgtcgcccatggacactcgcagcatcagaagagctgcaggtgcgttgccgaccttttaaaaGGAACTAGggtaattggggagggtagggatgggaaggggagggtagggaagagtaTAGggttaggagattgggcctccggtaaactcactcactcggcgaagcacagcgcaagcgctgtttcacgccggttttctgtgagaacgtggtatttctccggtcgagccggcccattcgtgctgaagcatggcacTCCCACGTATAAGCTTAGGCTGTTTGCACACTGATGCCGCGAACCGCGGAAAAGAGGTGCAAGTCAAAACGACAAAGAAAATGCcttttctcacctccgggcggaaaacgtcaactttcgtCCCGCagcgcttaccgatgttgccgttttccgcctccctcgaggagaaaaatagtatacgcaccatggcCAGTAAATAAGCCTCGGatcatattatgtaattgttGGCCGAGGCGAAGcgagacatttcttattttcctgccctatGTGCGTAATGtaccccttcccttccctaccctcccctattaccctattccctcttaaaaggccggcaacgcacctgcggctcttctgatgctgcgagtgtccatgggcgacggaagttgcttttcatcaggtgacccgtttgctcgtttgcccccttatttcatattttaaaaaaagtactATTTTCTAAAGACATTCCTTAAACCAGCTCTACGAATAGAGATGGAGTATTAGAAAGCAGACAAAACGTGCacaataataaatacattttgttaTTGTAAGTAAcatgttttccgtattcgatcgCCTAAATAATAAGGTTAGCCGTTAggttaagacccaatttcaccaacctatgtttgttaaatcttaacgaggcattacttaacggagcttagaaaattaaacagactgttaaaataattatgtcccacagtaaaaatttaacagcggattagtaaatgcaatgttaagtaaACAACGAGtaaacaactatcaattcgttcattcttgttataaggcgacgaaattgcaatgtacaagattaatacgacatgtttgctacAATGTGCCACTTTCTTCCattgtagtataatagtagataatgcgaccaaattaaaatatcactgatcgcatacatttgttacgctataatagttcttcttaatttaccaggttaataattattatctgtcaaagctgaaaacatgaatcataatacaaacttttatttacatatttcggtttggtaattttgatacaagttagtatatttgcaatgtcaaggaaaatccgaaggctgaatttttggcaaagtgaaaataaataattgttcataactatgaaaataattaataataaggacgtagcggaaacatggcggaaagactcaaaagtcaaaacagattcttttattgatattgcttattattgtctttgaaagttgttattttgactcatataacagcctgttaaatatttaacggacctccatagcaggaattaaatttaacatcgtgttaggtgatttaacacgacattagggcatggtggaacgctcgatagctctaacaggccattaactgatttaacaagccattatttatttaacattgcttgatgaaactgggtctaagtcTCACCTCTCTAATATGATGTTTTGTGTTCTCATATTCATTTGAAAGCGTAATcattagcccggccgcacattataagaaatttctgatcagaaaaattcggacgcccgccgaaACGCACTCTGCTCTTAtgttttgttgtggaccccgcatactatcagaattctgacgtgtctaACGTTCGCCGACGATCAGATGGAAGAAATTATTTAGACCGCGCATTCTCTATACATTTTGTACTAGAAAGGACGTGTGCGGACTGCGGGGTCACCTATCAGAATTTTCTGTGCGGTGTGGTATCCGGCGggcgaatttttctgatcagaaattcttaTAAcatgcggccgggctaaatctcCCAGTCAAAACATTTGCAAATACATGAGATGACAGATTAAAAAACTTGTTTAcgtatttcttaattttaaaatcgCGTGGGCGGATCTACGTAATGACTAGGAGTTCCATGACACAATTGAATGTATGTAATGAATTTGCTTATACTCTGTTTTCACTTAGTTACTGTttgtttttattgataaataacattgtttaattttttttatcataaaaagaGTATAACTAAAGAGTAAATAGAAAATATAACTACAATTTGCAAGTTTTAATCCTCAACtaataaaaaatgattttaaaggAGTTGGATTTGGTTTTCTTTTGGTACAATTAATGACTATAGCTTCATATTTAAACTTTAGATTAGCATCCTGCAGTGTATAAAACTAGATGTCTCACGTAACTTCGCTgcgtccaaaaaaaaatctttacatAGGCTATGTCCTTCCACAGACCTCAAAATATCTAgtatccacatttttttatgaatacgTCGCGGACGTGCAACGGGATCTGCTATTCCGATGCACGGTCTGTGCTTTGTAAACTCGCTGAAAACCTGCGTTGAAATCGTTGCGTATCCGCCACGTGTCCGCGGTCGTGTTTGCGACGTTTTCGCCGCGGCCGGCGCCTTGCTCTAAAGCTGTTCGCTAACCGCTAGCATGATTCCTCGACGTCGACGACGACGTCTTCGGAACACAGCCGCATCGTGTTCGTGACATATTCGCTTCGCCTCCGCTCTGCCCTAAAGCCAACAACCGATAGTATGATAACGGCCTTATCCATTCCACAGGTGCAGTTTCTCCTAGACAGCGGCGCGCGCGTCGACGAGCGGGCACTGTGCGGCGCCACCGCGTTACACTTCGCTTCGGAGTGCGGGCACGCGGCTGTAGTCTGCGCGCTCATAGATCACAACGCCAAGATACTCACCAACGAAAACGGTACGTCacattgacagatgacagccaGTGTCATGTTGACAGATGACAGCCAGTGTCAtgttgacagatgacagctagtAGTAGTAGCGCTGTGAGGCGCCAACGCACTGCCGCGCGCCTCGATTAGGCAACAATTATCgttgcagcagcagcagcaattTCGGTACACTGACGTCTATCGTCGAGCATTTCTAGTCTATCGCGTTTACACTATCTGCGATAGGAGCGAGTAAGGGAAAAGTGATAATAAGATAAGTCAGTGTACGACGTCTGAcaaacctaaaaaaaaaaatatttttgtcccTGCAGGTATGACGCCACTTCAGTGCGCGGCGGAGCGTGCGCGCGCGTCCGTGGTGGAGATATTGGCGTGCCGGCCTGAAGTCACGCGCGCGCAGGCTATAGAGGCGTTCGAGTTACTCGGCGCCTCCTTCGCTAACGACAAGGAGTATTATTGTTTGAGGGtaagtagtataatataataacagacCCGTTTTGGTGACGGTCGATATAAATTGAAACCATTTTTTACGACcacacaatatttttgttgttaactTCCCGGAAACCGACGACCAACAAAATTCCTTTCGCTTGTTCAACAAAGAACGAGAGATATGCCATGATATTACTTCATGATTAGCACTGACTCAAATATTCACAACAATACCTTTTAACTTAAACAACGCTAAATGAGTATTGTCCACTAGATGGCGTACCAGTACCTGCACCGCGCGATGGCGATGCGCTACGACACGCGCTACGGGCTGCTGCTCAAGAGGCCGGCGGACCCCATACCCGCTTACGACAACTGGCGGGAGACCACCACGCTCGAGGTAATTACCACCAGGTGGCAGACCAGAACTTACCGTAAATGGGAGACGCCGGAGGTATCGCTGTATGGTAATTTACTAGCAGGCAGTAGAAATGTGAGGAAGGGGAACACtgacatattttatttgaaaaggcttagCACGCGAAAACAGAAAGAAAGCGAAAGAGACGTGACGACGTCGATAACATCTTCCTTTGTTTTTCTCCTCACAAATACGCAATAGCGCGATATGGCCGTGCCCGTGTCGGTAACGAATAGCGACTGACAGAGCTTTGTGCCAGATCTCACCAGATTCTGTTCGCAGGAGGTGGAGCGGCTGCACGGCGACGCGCATGCGCTCCACATGGAGGGGTTGGCGGTGCGCGAGCGCGTGCTCGGGCGCGCGTGCCCCGACCTGCCCCACCCCGTCGTCTTCCGCGGCGCCGTGTTCGCCGACGAGGCGCGCTTCGACCGCTGCCTCGCGCTTTGGCGGCACGCGCTGGCGCTGCGTAGCCAGAACTCGGTGAGAGAGACAGATAGATACACTTGTATACACCCCACTAGCTCGCACTACACTTTGACCGCTGCCTCGCGCTGTGGCGGCACGCGCTGGTGCTGCGCAGCCAGAACTCGGTAAGAGAGAGACAGATAGATACGcttgtatacagtatacaccccACTCGCTCGCACTACACTTCGACCGCTGCCTCGCGCTGTGGCGGCACGCGCTGGCGCTGCGAAGCCAGAACTCGGTGAGAGAGAGACAGATAGATACGCTTGTATACACCCCACTCGCTCGTACTACACTTCGACCGCTGCCTCGCGCTGTGGCGGCACGCGCTGGCGCTGCGAAGCCAGAACTCGGTGAAAGAGAGACAGATAGATACGCTTGTATACACCCCACTCGCTCGCACTACACATGACGGGTCTGACGGTGCGCGAGCGCGTGCTCTTGCTCGCGGTGTGGCGGCACGCGCTGGCGCTGCGCAGCCAAAACTCGGTGCGAGagagacagacaaatagacgtGTAGAACATGTTTACAATCGTAACCGGGCACACAGAATGAACTACATAAGAACGAGAGAGAAACtaagcattacattacattatttacgTATtggattatttataatatttacggATTAGCATCACTCGTGAGTGAATATGCCCGAACAGTTAACAAGTATACACACACGCTTCAACGTACGCTTATGTGTTTACATACACGCATAATATGCGTATGCGTTATAAACTACCACTTAAACcgcgcgttccatttgatgttaaaaacgatcaaaacgctcaaaatgcctcctattttgagcgttatcatcgtttttaacatcaaatggaacgcggggaaaaATAAGTACATACAGAACAATAACGTGAGCTAACATTTTGTTCACAGGTCTCGGTGGTAAAAGATTTACTACGGTTCGCTCAGGTGTTCTCACAGATGATACACATCGGAATAGAGCTACCGCTGTCACAGGTCGGTTTGTATATTGGCTCTCAATTGGATTAATcagtattatttaataatagacattaagggcctgtttcaccactttctgataaagtgccgaacaggcacttttttgacagattctccatacttgatctgtcaagttaattggtggatagcctattcgtcacttatcaggaagtggtgaaactatATTAATgacaaattaatataataaaggcggatcacctgattgtctgacaagatgatccatgcgtcgtgtatggtcatgtaaaaagtcggtcctgcgcctgatctctcgccggtcgtgtcggtcttccgtcccactgggttatgatagtaaaggaatagagagtgctcttgtgtactgcgcacacacttaggcactataaaattactcctgcgtagctggcctggtttcaatgaaacgggccaccgtcaccgaaaccggtgttggagctattattattaatgacaaAGTACGTTTTGTCATGTTGCAGGTGTGCTACGTGTTAGAAGCTTGCGCCGAGGAGCTCAAACGAGGCACAAAGAGGATGGAGAAGCCTCAGGCTAACGTGGACCCAGATGTGCTTATTGTAAGTTACTGTTTTGTTTTACTTACAAAACTGCAGGTTGTGCAACAGGTGAATTTGACAGCAAAAATTGCACAATACTTCTGTCAAACGCCTCAAACGATTTTTGCGTAACTGTCGAAAGATACAATAGGTGATCgtacatttatcagcacgcacgcgccgaacgcgccgcatgtTAGAATTCGTAAAGTAAAATGATGTTAAACATCGCACATTCGTctgcaccataaagttaatattcctagcggaatagaaaaacaaaggcctgagcaagagagatgtcactattagtaacactgcgtggtaaaaagagacgtgtgatacatgacagcagctctctttttttgacgtccagtcggcacgtgccgcacgctgacaatttaatctcatagaattcatgttcaatcatgcctgtgtaggtgtatacgtacacatatttttcacacagatgaaaaccaattttggttacgtttgacagctcgagattgttgctctattccgctaggtgtattaactttatggtccgcACCgtaaatgcggcgcgttcgacGCGTATGGCCCGTACGGTGTTgaaaaatgtgcgatcagctttaaacataatttaattacaaaatggACTATGGCGGTAACAACTTAAACAATCGAAATTATATTTGCTGATGTTTTAATTATCCACATACAATTTGTATACTATACAGACCTTTTATAGTATTGTATATGGAAGTATTTCTAACTAAATACAAATCGATTGTTGTTTTAAGGATGAATACGAGAGCAACGTGCGGACAGCGCTGTACTTGGTAGCGGTTGCAGCACGGCTACTGGAAGACCCTGAAAATGACGAGGTAATTGGTGACTGGGCCATTGATAGATAgctttaaaaaataactttataaaacATTGTGTCTCTTTCTTGTGCGTTGGAAAAGTCAATTTACAGACAAAGGCAGCATTATTAGGTTGTATTTTCTTTAAATGTAATTGCTATCAACTCATAAAattgtacacatttttttaactatcTTTCGAAGTTCGGGTATGTAATaagtattaagatatttttccgTTTCTTCGTAGAAATATTTTTCCTTTGAAGATTCAACGTGTTTCTACAGCAAGgaaatgaatttattttgttttatgtacAGGAGAGCCGGCGAGCAGTACGTCGGGCGGTGTTCTCACTACGTACCGCGCGGCTGCGGTGCGGACTAACGCTGCTGCATCTCGCCGTCGACCGCCGCACACCCGTCGACGATTTCCACACCAGCGACGTCTGCCAGTCAGTACCTCTCACTCGcacctgttaaataaaaatgttgcgtCTCACTCGCACATACGTCTTTCACCATGCAGAGTCGCGCGCGATCTTTGCCGAATCCATCGCGCCTCCCACTAGCACATATTATGACATATTGGACACCTCACATATaatcatttactaatttacaCACTtaccaaaattttaaatttaccaATGACACATACGTATCGATTGAATGACTTACAAGTTACATATTTTGTAGAAGCCGATGTTTCGTCGGTATACAaggtgttacaaaaataagtgataatactttagggtggatatgtgttccttatagagagttcactgagaaagtagcagcgctgaaagaccaaatttttttttcacttttgtatggggaaactcgtgacgctcgggcccttgcccatacaaaagtgaaaaaaaatgttcgtctttcagagctgctactttcacagtgaactctctataaggaacacatacacaccctaaagtattatcacttatttttgttacaccctgtagattgtAAATATGGTCGAAGCTtcgtatattttttgttaattagcACTTTTTAATTCTTTGCAGGTTCCCTTGTCCGCGGACGGCGCGATTGCTGCTGGAGTGCGGCGCGGACGTTGACGCGGCGGACGAGATGCGCCGCACGCCGCTGCACGTCGCGCTCATAGCGTACCAGCTAGTGCCCGGTACGTGTTACAGAGACAGACATATACACAAGTAGTAGATAGACAGAGACATATTATACACCACGTGAAGGTGGACATCATCATTGAGAAAGTCATCGAGTTCAGCCATGTGAAAACAAGGGATGATGATATGATGTTATGTGCGGCCTATATTAgctttttaacgttgttagtggcggccgaaaaggaagatcttccgaccgagtgagatagcatgctcggtcaggccgaagcccactgacgtcatttcagacgttgtatatatcttgccgttctccgaaacttcgatagcgcgatgcaggaatgttaggcgaattgtgggtaccgccacagctTTTTATAAGTCATCGTGTATGACTCTAGGGTCGGAGGGACACTGGCGGACGGCGCTGCCGGCGTGCGTGTCGGAGCTGCTGTCGCGCGGCGCGCACGTGGACGCTGTCGACGCGGTGGGCGTGTCCCCGCTCGTCGCCGCCATTGGTGGTCAGTATCCAGCGTCCGTAACATTGTTTCTATTCAGTCACGTGAATGCGAACAAACAAGGCGACCATACTGTTGTGACATGAAAGGCAAATTGATTCATTGTgattaattgtataaaatttctttattttgtgaaatacataatatgttgaAAATGAAATGTCACAAAATAGCATTTCTAACTGCCGGGATCCCCTACTATTCTTCATATTGCGGAAAATTCATTGTTGTTATTTCGTTTTGTGTGGACGAGGTCACTTACATCTCTTACCTAATCGTCTATTAAACTAGTTACTTTAAACAGGACAGTACATAACAAACACAATCTTACAATGTGAACATACACAATgtgacctaatttttttaattgctaATCTTAATCTCACAGGTCCAGCAGAAGGTTTAGTCCGTGCGGCGCTGCGGCCGCGACTTGCGTGCTTAGCCGCGGGCGCGTTGGCAGCGGCGGGCGCGCGGTACCGCCCACATCACGTACCACGTGATCTACACGGCTTCCTAGCGATGCATGGAGTTGAGCCCATGTAGACACAAGGTCAGATCTGTCCAGACTAAGATTTAGACACCAGTACCTTGGTACTTCCAGATTTCAAGGTTTCCAACCCGAGAAGACCACCCAAAGTTGGGTCCACCTTTCTGCAGTAAGATATAGCAAAATGCGAGACTTCAAGTTTTCTTCAGAGGTAGTTTTTTCACCATACCCTATATAAAAACGTCAGATACGTCTTTAAAAATACAATCTAGAGTCAAAAATTGTACTGTAGGAGATTAATATACTATTtagtgtttaataatattataataagactcAGACTTTAAGATTCTTGTCGGGTGTGCTGCGTAGtatttcaaaacttaaaaaGTGCCGTTTCTTTGACAAAAATCTCTAAACATGATAATGTTACGCCATTAATAAGTCTATTTCGTATATTCTCTTATATTTCATATCTGGTTCATAAAAACCACTTATGTCTGGACAGTTACAAAATACTAAATAGGCTTTATCTTCTATTCTTC
Proteins encoded in this region:
- the LOC121736919 gene encoding protein fem-1 homolog B; the encoded protein is MTMEDKSMLEDVYSSLRERVFFAARDGMSLTLYALLYEKSPDDIDDLLNSDVCCDGVKCTPLIAAARHGREGAVRILLEKFSPPVRLETEGTVKFDEYVIEGATALWCAAGAGHLGIVKRLVRAGASVNHATKTLSTPLRAACFDGRLDIVKYLVRHGADIHKANKYNNTCLMIAAYKGHLDVVQFLLDSGARVDERALCGATALHFASECGHAAVVCALIDHNAKILTNENGMTPLQCAAERARASVVEILACRPEVTRAQAIEAFELLGASFANDKEYYCLRMAYQYLHRAMAMRYDTRYGLLLKRPADPIPAYDNWRETTTLEEVERLHGDAHALHMEGLAVRERVLGRACPDLPHPVVFRGAVFADEARFDRCLALWRHALALRSQNSVSVVKDLLRFAQVFSQMIHIGIELPLSQVCYVLEACAEELKRGTKRMEKPQANVDPDVLIDEYESNVRTALYLVAVAARLLEDPENDEESRRAVRRAVFSLRTARLRCGLTLLHLAVDRRTPVDDFHTSDVCQFPCPRTARLLLECGADVDAADEMRRTPLHVALIAYQLVPGSEGHWRTALPACVSELLSRGAHVDAVDAVGVSPLVAAIGGPAEGLVRAALRPRLACLAAGALAAAGARYRPHHVPRDLHGFLAMHGVEPM